In a genomic window of Ignavibacteriales bacterium:
- a CDS encoding BamA/TamA family outer membrane protein produces MNCRLLNIVLFLAGCAALLAAQEQTQGLEISGMRFEGNESFRDDALLGIMQTKESPAGFWKFMYTISEKLGDKPEYFDRTRFEQDHTRLQAFYRDQGFFSVHIDTLLRPDFGRKTIALSFLIHEGHRSLIDSIQRVGFEDLPQSVVEEIEARPLVVPGEPYVADRVIGERARIVNAFFNNGYADVRVDSIVPYRYTSTGNIRLVIAITRGKRYVFGGITVRQDSIASGAVDEGAILRHLDFQKGDFYSEAKRSDSERNLNRLGVFETSRIEPVIGVKADTTFDISTQVFVRPRPFQELVPEIGVNDENNAFNILLGVSYNNRNFFGGARNFETKFQFQLQSIQDVEFSRVFSGTGLRDSSVIGNAELSFQINQPYFFNNKTSFTPSLSFIVEKRHKYYFNPIIRGRFAVTSQTARYTTAFLEWSLERIGYEAINATVAALYFDSLSIDRRPQFNSILSFTLQRDKRNDIFYPSGGFFHSVSIEEAGVIPSVFGSLFGTDLPYSKYVKLSGRGQWYVDPLRDKAAIWAFRLYGGVAELYGNSPAPVPVTRRFFGGGSGSVRGWGARGLAASRLPEEGGNAVFEGSIETRWNLLRNAGRLGFVEFSRFSLVFFYDFGNVWPRASDVKASEIAMAAGLGIRYATIAGPIRIDLGFRVYDPSAEQERQWISQKKFYKETLGALVLHFGIGHSF; encoded by the coding sequence ATGAACTGCCGGTTACTCAATATCGTTCTCTTCCTTGCGGGCTGCGCTGCGTTGCTTGCCGCGCAGGAACAGACGCAGGGGCTTGAAATCTCGGGAATGCGTTTCGAGGGGAACGAATCGTTCCGCGATGACGCGTTGCTCGGTATCATGCAGACCAAGGAATCGCCGGCCGGATTCTGGAAGTTCATGTACACCATCAGCGAGAAACTCGGCGACAAGCCCGAGTATTTCGATCGGACTCGCTTCGAACAGGACCATACCCGCCTTCAGGCGTTCTACAGGGATCAGGGATTCTTTTCAGTTCACATCGACACGCTCCTCCGCCCCGACTTCGGCCGCAAGACCATTGCGTTGTCGTTTCTCATTCATGAGGGACATCGGTCGCTCATCGATTCGATTCAGCGAGTCGGGTTTGAAGACCTTCCGCAGTCTGTCGTGGAAGAAATAGAAGCACGCCCGCTGGTCGTACCAGGGGAGCCCTATGTCGCCGACCGCGTTATCGGCGAACGCGCCCGGATCGTCAACGCGTTCTTCAACAACGGATATGCCGATGTCCGGGTCGATAGCATTGTCCCGTACAGATATACGTCGACCGGAAACATCAGGCTGGTGATCGCGATTACCAGGGGCAAACGGTATGTGTTCGGCGGTATCACGGTGCGGCAGGATTCCATCGCATCCGGAGCTGTTGATGAAGGCGCGATTCTGCGGCACCTCGATTTTCAGAAAGGGGATTTCTACAGCGAGGCAAAACGATCCGACAGCGAGCGTAACCTGAACAGACTTGGCGTTTTCGAGACATCGCGCATCGAGCCGGTCATCGGTGTGAAGGCCGACACGACATTCGATATTTCGACGCAGGTATTCGTCCGCCCGCGCCCGTTCCAGGAACTTGTTCCTGAAATCGGTGTCAACGACGAGAACAACGCGTTCAACATCCTTCTTGGTGTAAGCTATAATAACAGGAACTTTTTCGGCGGGGCGAGGAATTTCGAAACGAAGTTCCAATTCCAGCTCCAGTCCATACAGGACGTGGAGTTCTCGCGGGTGTTTAGTGGGACGGGACTTAGGGACAGCTCCGTCATCGGAAATGCCGAACTTTCGTTCCAGATCAACCAGCCCTACTTTTTCAACAACAAAACTTCCTTCACACCTTCTCTCTCATTCATCGTGGAGAAGAGGCACAAATATTATTTCAATCCGATCATTCGCGGCCGATTTGCAGTCACGTCGCAGACTGCGCGGTATACGACCGCGTTTCTCGAATGGAGTCTGGAACGAATCGGCTACGAGGCGATCAACGCGACTGTCGCCGCACTCTACTTCGATTCGCTGAGCATCGATCGGCGCCCGCAGTTCAATTCCATTCTCTCATTTACACTCCAGCGGGACAAACGGAACGACATCTTCTATCCATCTGGCGGATTCTTCCACTCGGTCAGCATCGAAGAAGCGGGCGTCATACCTTCCGTATTCGGCAGTTTGTTTGGGACGGACCTGCCGTATTCGAAGTATGTGAAGCTCTCCGGCCGCGGCCAATGGTACGTGGACCCGTTGCGGGATAAGGCGGCGATCTGGGCTTTCCGGTTGTACGGAGGCGTTGCCGAACTCTACGGCAATTCCCCGGCGCCTGTGCCTGTTACGAGAAGGTTTTTCGGGGGCGGGAGCGGCAGCGTTCGCGGGTGGGGGGCTCGGGGTCTTGCTGCGTCACGGCTTCCTGAAGAAGGAGGGAACGCTGTGTTTGAAGGGAGCATCGAGACTCGGTGGAATCTTCTCCGCAATGCCGGCCGCCTCGGGTTCGTTGAGTTCAGTCGATTCTCCCTGGTGTTCTTCTATGATTTCGGAAATGTCTGGCCAAGAGCCAGCGACGTGAAGGCGAGTGAAATTGCGATGGCGGCTGGCCTCGGCATACGATACGCGACAATTGCCGGTCCGATTCGCATTGATCTTGGATTCAGAGTCTACGATCCATCAGCGGAACAGGAACGGCAGTGGATCTCACAGAAAAAGTTCTACAAAGAAACGCTCGGGGCACTTGTGCTTCACTTCGGTATCGGCCATTCATTTTAG
- a CDS encoding DUF2795 domain-containing protein, with protein sequence MIWTLELASYLDDAPWPATKEELIDYAVRTGAPLEVLQNLEELEDSDEPYESMEEIWPDYPTDEDFFFEDDKEY encoded by the coding sequence ATGATTTGGACACTCGAATTAGCATCGTATCTGGATGACGCGCCGTGGCCCGCAACCAAGGAGGAATTGATCGATTATGCTGTGAGAACGGGGGCGCCGCTGGAGGTTTTGCAGAATCTGGAAGAATTGGAAGACAGCGACGAGCCGTACGAAAGTATGGAGGAGATTTGGCCGGACTATCCGACCGATGAAGATTTCTTTTTTGAAGACGACAAAGAGTACTAA